A single Paracholeplasma manati DNA region contains:
- a CDS encoding YIP1 family protein, which translates to MKKIWLLLLILAHTALLLTPLKANESANGVPYQTFAEDYKRRMIPTQDAYIPYNTYTSFLGYTLNGPEDILLKGDYMYIADTGNKRILKVEKNLTSVEEIGLGILKRPTGVYVDDNLSVYVADFEASLVYVFDALGTLIQTIEKPTAPMFGQNTPYRPYKIDGDVGGNLYIVSEGSYQGIIQLDHVGNFLGFFGANPVKVDLRAVIFKMILSDDVVNNFIKITPQTMSNIAIDPQNRVYTVTRGTNGNSIKRLNISGINRLPRNLNDSAFSNAIAIGPIGNIYTVSDDGFIREYDQEGNLLFMFGGKDSRTYQRGLFNTPVGIVVDDQYNLYVLDRAKNELQVFMPTAFSNIVHEAVDLYQKGFYLDSKAPWEEVLSVNAMFDLAYKGIGHAYYKAEMYEEALDAYALAGYKQGYSDAYWEIRNAWLMDHLSWIFIGAMVAYSVFMVYKFTFAEQVATKWAVYQRKIYKVKLFYDLAFLKHMLKKPLDGFQEIKRYDRIGILSATVLYGVLFLERLFAIFYEGGAFNTHELATFSLANEFIAFMGPIVLFIIANYLVCAVSNGEGRFKDVYKATIFALAPLMLFWPIVVIISRYLTLNEAFIYEASMSILILWSSILMFFMIKDIHNYGVLETIKIILITAFTIVMMVVGFTLLTGLANQLWNFIIEITREVILRG; encoded by the coding sequence ATGAAAAAAATCTGGTTATTGTTACTGATACTCGCTCATACCGCGTTATTACTCACCCCATTAAAAGCCAATGAATCGGCCAATGGGGTACCTTATCAAACGTTTGCTGAGGATTACAAACGTCGAATGATTCCAACACAAGATGCCTACATTCCGTATAATACCTATACTTCATTTTTAGGGTATACATTAAACGGTCCAGAAGACATCTTGTTGAAAGGCGATTATATGTATATTGCCGACACCGGCAATAAACGCATTTTAAAAGTAGAAAAAAACTTAACCTCGGTTGAAGAAATCGGTTTAGGCATTCTAAAACGACCAACAGGGGTTTATGTAGATGATAATTTATCGGTTTATGTGGCAGATTTTGAAGCCTCACTGGTCTATGTGTTTGATGCATTAGGGACACTCATTCAAACCATAGAAAAACCAACGGCACCGATGTTTGGACAAAACACCCCTTACCGTCCGTATAAAATTGATGGCGATGTGGGTGGCAATCTTTACATTGTGTCTGAAGGGTCTTATCAAGGCATCATTCAATTGGATCATGTCGGGAATTTTTTAGGCTTCTTTGGCGCGAACCCGGTCAAGGTCGATTTAAGGGCAGTCATCTTTAAAATGATTTTAAGCGATGATGTGGTCAATAATTTCATCAAAATTACCCCACAAACGATGTCAAACATCGCCATCGACCCTCAAAATCGTGTATACACCGTTACCCGAGGTACCAACGGGAACTCAATCAAGCGATTGAACATTTCAGGGATCAATCGTTTGCCAAGAAACCTGAATGATTCGGCATTCTCGAATGCGATTGCGATTGGTCCGATTGGTAACATTTATACCGTATCTGACGATGGGTTTATTCGAGAATACGACCAAGAAGGCAATTTGTTGTTTATGTTTGGTGGGAAGGATTCAAGAACCTATCAACGGGGCTTGTTTAATACCCCGGTTGGCATTGTTGTCGATGACCAATACAACTTATATGTATTAGACCGCGCTAAAAATGAACTTCAAGTATTCATGCCAACCGCTTTTTCCAACATCGTTCACGAAGCCGTTGATTTGTATCAAAAAGGCTTTTACTTAGATAGCAAAGCCCCTTGGGAAGAAGTGCTATCGGTGAATGCGATGTTTGACTTAGCCTACAAAGGCATCGGACACGCCTATTACAAAGCTGAAATGTATGAAGAAGCACTCGATGCTTATGCACTGGCTGGTTATAAACAAGGCTACAGTGACGCTTACTGGGAAATCAGAAATGCGTGGCTGATGGATCATCTCTCATGGATTTTCATCGGCGCGATGGTAGCCTACAGTGTGTTCATGGTTTATAAGTTTACATTCGCAGAACAGGTAGCCACCAAATGGGCGGTTTATCAACGAAAAATATATAAAGTGAAGTTGTTTTATGATTTGGCTTTCTTAAAACACATGTTAAAAAAACCCCTCGATGGGTTTCAAGAAATCAAACGATATGATCGTATTGGCATCCTCAGCGCTACTGTGCTTTATGGGGTGTTGTTTCTAGAACGTTTGTTCGCCATCTTTTATGAAGGTGGTGCCTTCAATACCCATGAGTTGGCAACCTTCTCATTGGCCAATGAGTTCATTGCTTTTATGGGACCGATCGTTTTATTCATTATTGCCAATTACTTGGTTTGTGCGGTTTCCAATGGTGAAGGCCGTTTCAAAGATGTCTATAAAGCCACCATCTTTGCTTTAGCACCACTCATGCTGTTTTGGCCTATCGTCGTGATTATTTCCAGATACCTCACACTGAATGAAGCCTTCATATACGAAGCATCAATGTCGATATTGATTTTATGGTCCAGCATTTTGATGTTCTTTATGATCAAAGATATCCACAATTATGGCGTATTAGAGACCATCAAAATCATCCTTATTACAGCCTTTACCATCGTCATGATGGTGGTGGGCTTTACGTTATTAACTGGGTTGGCCAATCAATTATGGAACTTCATCATAGAAATAACAAGAGAGGTGATTTTACGTGGTTAA
- a CDS encoding DUF5696 domain-containing protein, whose amino-acid sequence MVKFAKASILVMILIISLSSIIYGVELQKREALYQQTRPSTFFGNTLFESNRYAQKETIVQHTFDSTIDAAFDLISTDGLLELYYEAENHRFMVRNKDTGYLWYSYAPKVETENLNSTMRGLLSAPFYIEYFPYNVQTESLSTTTRREVLSNVSIVTTPITKGIKLSVNYTRLNIRFDLEVYLTAGTLVTNIPNTSIIEGQNLLYSIHIFPNFGSTLNDETPGYMLIPDGPGALYRFKDNTGKQAVSYLSRYYGADYGIKIDTNTNPLNQMTLPIFGMTHGIHQHAFLGIVESGDAHANFVMSPSGANGLNYNLTGAQFILRETFVFPTNLKGDGIPTIIEGRFSSDLTLRYLFVEPDSSDYVGLAKAYQNYLVDRGVLSQQSSDHTQIRLEVLQSDSERGLFGMNTIPMTTFNQTQNIIKSLQSAGVDMMVILKGWNAAGLSGQMPYNMDFENRLGSNQSYHSLVNYLQDNHIDSYLYSDYTKTYDYSSRVNERDDYARGVYRRIMSQDIRSIVYNKEYYLYPTTTKKLMTKDQAFYQSSGSQLALDGTNTLFSYYKSNRYYDRSTSVGLYQEALSSYGKVGLYQPNAYLFQSLGAYFDVPMYHAQYTFYDDTIPFLQIVLRGYVDLYAPLQNFFAMGIEQTLMLIDYGIYPSYLVTHEATHKLKFTQANRYYSTQFSTWENDIVSTFNTVSQALDLVAGKTVVAKEVLEVGITKTTYDNGIYFIVNYTDDDFVYQSQVIQAKSYVVGGV is encoded by the coding sequence GTGGTTAAATTCGCTAAAGCAAGTATTCTAGTGATGATCCTCATCATCTCTTTATCCAGTATTATTTATGGGGTTGAACTCCAAAAAAGAGAAGCACTGTATCAACAAACACGTCCGAGCACCTTTTTTGGAAACACTTTATTCGAATCGAATCGATATGCCCAAAAAGAAACCATCGTACAGCACACGTTTGATTCAACCATCGACGCTGCTTTTGATTTGATTTCAACCGATGGACTATTAGAACTCTACTATGAAGCAGAGAACCATCGCTTTATGGTTAGAAACAAAGATACCGGTTATTTGTGGTACTCCTATGCCCCTAAGGTTGAAACCGAAAACCTCAATTCAACCATGAGAGGGTTACTCAGCGCACCATTTTACATCGAGTATTTCCCTTATAATGTTCAAACCGAGAGTTTATCTACAACCACTCGAAGAGAAGTGCTCTCGAATGTATCCATCGTTACTACCCCCATCACGAAAGGCATCAAACTATCGGTGAATTATACCCGATTGAACATTCGTTTCGATTTGGAGGTGTATCTGACGGCGGGGACTTTGGTAACAAACATACCCAATACGTCCATCATTGAAGGTCAAAATTTATTATATAGCATCCATATATTTCCAAATTTTGGTTCTACTTTAAACGACGAAACCCCAGGTTACATGCTGATTCCAGACGGCCCTGGTGCACTGTATCGTTTTAAAGACAATACAGGTAAACAAGCCGTATCGTATTTATCAAGGTATTATGGGGCGGATTATGGGATCAAAATCGATACCAATACCAACCCACTCAATCAAATGACCCTCCCCATCTTTGGGATGACACATGGGATTCATCAACATGCCTTTTTGGGCATTGTTGAATCAGGGGATGCTCATGCCAATTTCGTGATGTCTCCATCCGGCGCGAACGGACTCAACTATAACCTTACCGGAGCGCAATTCATATTGAGAGAAACCTTCGTGTTTCCGACCAACCTAAAAGGGGACGGGATTCCAACCATCATTGAAGGTCGCTTTTCCAGTGATTTAACCTTACGCTATCTATTTGTTGAACCAGACAGTAGCGATTATGTGGGGTTAGCCAAGGCTTATCAAAATTATCTGGTCGATCGTGGTGTGCTTAGTCAACAATCGAGCGACCATACGCAAATTCGTCTTGAAGTGCTACAAAGTGATTCCGAACGGGGTTTGTTTGGTATGAATACCATACCCATGACGACATTCAATCAAACACAAAACATCATAAAGTCCTTGCAATCAGCGGGTGTCGATATGATGGTCATATTGAAAGGCTGGAATGCGGCAGGGTTATCCGGTCAAATGCCTTACAATATGGACTTTGAAAATCGACTAGGGTCTAACCAATCCTATCATTCTTTAGTGAATTATTTACAAGACAATCACATCGATAGCTATTTATATAGCGATTATACAAAAACCTATGATTATTCCAGTCGTGTCAATGAGCGCGACGATTACGCAAGAGGCGTTTACCGCCGAATCATGAGTCAAGATATCCGTTCGATTGTCTACAATAAAGAATATTACCTTTACCCAACGACAACGAAGAAACTCATGACTAAAGACCAGGCATTTTACCAATCGAGTGGCAGTCAACTCGCACTCGATGGCACCAACACCCTCTTTTCCTATTACAAATCTAACCGCTACTATGATCGTAGCACGTCGGTGGGTTTGTATCAGGAAGCCTTATCGAGTTATGGGAAAGTCGGGTTGTATCAACCCAATGCGTATTTATTTCAATCACTAGGGGCTTATTTTGATGTCCCAATGTACCATGCTCAATATACATTCTACGATGACACCATTCCGTTTTTACAGATTGTGTTGCGTGGGTATGTTGATTTGTATGCACCTTTACAAAACTTCTTCGCGATGGGGATTGAACAAACCCTAATGCTGATTGATTATGGCATTTACCCATCCTATTTGGTGACACATGAGGCCACCCATAAACTGAAGTTTACACAGGCCAATCGGTATTATTCAACCCAATTTAGTACTTGGGAAAATGACATTGTTTCCACCTTTAACACCGTGAGTCAAGCACTCGATTTGGTGGCGGGTAAGACTGTGGTTGCGAAAGAAGTACTCGAGGTTGGCATTACGAAAACCACGTATGACAATGGCATCTATTTCATTGTTAATTATACCGATGATGATTTTGTATATCAAAGCCAAGTCATCCAAGCGAAAAGCTATGTCGTAGGTGGTGTATGA
- a CDS encoding carbohydrate ABC transporter permease, which translates to MRKLTLNRRHREWLFGYVFIGIWVLGFFVFTLYPIVQSMVFSTKDVRISSSGLEIIKDLGFTNFQNAFTYIYFIEALWKYISNTLITIPAIVVFSIVIGLLLNQKIKLRGIFRTIYFLPVIISSGPVLTKISGEGAMTIPSLDTNGFIGLLQNNLPVLLADGIAALFSKIVLIMWFTGVPVIIVIAGLQKIDKAIYEAASIDGASIWESFWKITLPSIKPLINIIIVFSIVNISVFSSNEIMLIIDQRKLTQYGLANAFSWIYFTVTMVLLMGFLGILNLNLSIFRKKRVSRQVRT; encoded by the coding sequence ATGAGAAAGTTAACACTCAATAGACGCCACAGAGAGTGGCTGTTCGGATATGTATTTATCGGCATTTGGGTTTTAGGCTTCTTTGTATTTACCCTCTACCCGATTGTCCAATCCATGGTCTTTTCAACCAAAGATGTCCGCATATCGTCATCGGGGTTAGAAATCATCAAAGATTTAGGATTTACAAACTTTCAAAACGCATTCACTTATATCTACTTTATTGAAGCCCTCTGGAAATACATATCAAATACCTTGATTACCATTCCAGCCATTGTTGTATTTTCGATTGTCATTGGGCTATTGCTCAATCAAAAAATCAAATTGAGAGGGATTTTCCGTACAATCTATTTCTTACCAGTCATCATTTCATCGGGACCGGTACTGACAAAAATATCCGGGGAAGGCGCGATGACCATTCCAAGTTTGGATACCAATGGTTTTATCGGGCTATTACAAAATAATTTACCCGTACTACTAGCCGATGGCATCGCAGCCCTATTTTCCAAAATTGTCCTCATCATGTGGTTTACTGGGGTACCAGTCATCATTGTGATTGCAGGCTTACAAAAAATCGATAAAGCCATTTATGAAGCCGCTTCGATTGATGGGGCATCGATATGGGAATCTTTTTGGAAAATCACCTTACCTTCCATCAAACCCCTCATCAACATTATCATTGTCTTTTCAATTGTTAATATCAGTGTGTTTTCAAGCAACGAGATCATGCTGATCATTGATCAGCGAAAACTCACACAGTATGGTTTAGCCAACGCATTTTCTTGGATATATTTCACCGTGACCATGGTATTACTGATGGGCTTCCTGGGCATTTTGAATTTAAATCTAAGTATTTTCAGGAAAAAACGTGTTTCAAGGCAGGTGAGAACATGA
- a CDS encoding carbohydrate ABC transporter permease, which produces MTHQRIDFSKSIQRLSSILKNKRLMTSILAKSTIYTLLTIIGFIFLYPILYMVSTSFKDINDLLDASVIWIPNKLSLENYQTALVVLGLPTAFMELFEMNALYQTILVVGVPSITATIATGLIGYGFARFNFPLKKVWLVCVIVGFIIPQQVILLPQFVYFNNQLKILGTLWSYILPAATGQGLNAAVFILIFYSFFSMIPKSLDESAYMDGANELSVFWHIGVKLSKQPIIIVFLFNFVWYWNDYYRASYFLTGSKWTTLPLKLSRFENTFATLIDQQQIQTTNLNEPLILAGTLLTVLPLLVIYFVFQKFFVESIDRTGISGE; this is translated from the coding sequence ATGACCCATCAACGGATCGATTTTTCTAAAAGCATTCAACGACTGTCAAGCATCCTAAAGAATAAACGATTGATGACATCGATACTTGCGAAATCCACGATTTATACCTTGCTCACCATCATTGGATTCATATTCTTGTACCCAATCTTATACATGGTATCGACGTCATTCAAGGATATTAACGATTTATTGGATGCGTCAGTCATTTGGATACCCAACAAATTATCACTTGAGAATTATCAAACAGCCCTGGTTGTTTTGGGGCTACCCACCGCATTCATGGAATTGTTTGAAATGAATGCGCTGTATCAAACCATCCTCGTTGTCGGGGTACCGAGCATTACAGCCACCATCGCTACTGGATTGATTGGCTATGGGTTTGCGAGATTCAATTTCCCATTGAAAAAAGTGTGGCTGGTTTGTGTCATTGTGGGTTTCATTATTCCTCAACAGGTCATATTGTTACCACAGTTTGTCTATTTTAATAACCAACTGAAAATTTTAGGTACGCTTTGGAGTTATATCCTCCCAGCAGCCACCGGCCAAGGTTTAAATGCGGCCGTATTCATCCTCATATTTTATAGTTTCTTCTCGATGATTCCCAAATCATTGGATGAATCCGCTTATATGGATGGTGCCAATGAGCTCAGTGTCTTTTGGCACATTGGGGTAAAACTATCCAAACAACCCATCATCATCGTATTTCTATTCAATTTTGTTTGGTATTGGAACGATTATTATCGGGCATCGTATTTCTTAACAGGGTCTAAATGGACCACGTTACCTTTAAAATTATCTAGGTTCGAAAACACATTTGCAACCTTGATTGATCAACAACAAATTCAAACCACCAACCTAAATGAGCCACTCATTTTGGCTGGGACACTCTTGACCGTATTACCATTGTTAGTGATTTATTTTGTGTTTCAAAAGTTCTTCGTTGAAAGCATCGATAGAACAGGTATTTCTGGGGAGTAA
- a CDS encoding DUF5011 domain-containing protein, with protein sequence MKKTVLVLFLMVFAISLAACQPPNTVIADATISGVSDVTMALGDEFNRLQGVSAADHDGSDLTSLITVEGVVNVNRAGTYNITYKVTGESGIEVSASRIITVVGNASISGPELLPTSIMVGTPFDPLEGVSASDVDGTDLTAALVVSSSIITDGEADTTVEGVYDITYSVTGQSGKTITVVIQLIVYGLTDAVITFTGTAKDEPTVFYLSAGFELDLSIVATAKDYDNETLTIDEIVIPEALTGMVTNNVFKPTEAGTYQITFKATGKNEAQSEAILTIIVRKQGIEIDGEFIPVLLTNINNDGKPWNSTLIYTELKGKGEYGVIAIVDDHGRIILVRDAYGTQYDLNNPIKQGTPDQIRGIPNNDGWVAADNFQGLLGPQGTPGGIPTGGFAIFFSRDNLTGTTHPIRLLGLLHAREYGALVKVINLDIPNFNPPTNDAQILGADDITIYSNETFDPLAGVTGKDANDAALTVTVAFNNVDLSKPAKGILSQTAEGFADGYYAVVYEVTGANGYTVRVTRRVTVLPAMVDAVIEGIGPVSLAVGQTFDPMAGVTATDYDGTDLTAQITLTGTVDTAVAGEYELTYTVTGGNNTEVVITRTITVAADARFEVDNARVAFVYKGEAFDPWQHIQAIDHDNTNLTNLIVLTSEIYHDNVIDTSVVGIYTLVYTVVGESGNTVTLELTFEVKEVPNATLTLTSGAARNLFVSQTFDLNANATAVDYNGQPITAIEMQYDSSYDAVISNGIFAPTTDGAYTFVYQTTGVNGVLVEKTVVLTVASAGFTIDGVAIPITQADVNRPAIDGKPSNSITIYTELFGMGEFGVLVIVDAHGRVVLTRDAFGEQVDVNNPLKQGNPAFPTNLSGLPNFKTYDLYTGGLWTTWTKGGADTFEGLLGPQGTPGGIPTGGFAIYFQNGTTSRPLGLNNARKFGAVVELYNLVVPNFDASLNDTDARIVGANDIEIMVGDTFDPLSGVTGFDNDNTPLTVTVVFNSVNTANGVITPQPSRVINTQIGRDNYAQGWYSVVYSVTGSNGYTVQVTRRVVVR encoded by the coding sequence ATGAAAAAGACAGTATTGGTTTTATTTCTAATGGTATTTGCAATATCATTAGCAGCTTGTCAACCACCGAACACCGTGATTGCAGACGCAACCATTTCAGGTGTTTCGGATGTCACAATGGCACTTGGCGACGAATTTAATCGTCTGCAAGGGGTTAGTGCAGCTGATCACGATGGCAGTGATCTGACAAGTCTTATCACAGTTGAAGGTGTTGTAAACGTGAATCGCGCTGGCACCTACAATATCACATATAAAGTTACAGGTGAAAGTGGGATAGAAGTGTCTGCTTCTCGAATCATTACCGTTGTGGGTAATGCTTCAATCAGCGGACCTGAACTATTACCAACATCCATCATGGTGGGGACACCATTCGATCCGCTCGAAGGCGTTTCGGCCAGTGATGTGGATGGCACAGACTTAACAGCCGCTTTAGTGGTCTCTTCAAGCATCATCACCGATGGGGAAGCAGATACCACAGTTGAAGGCGTATACGACATCACCTATAGCGTTACCGGGCAATCTGGTAAAACGATTACCGTAGTGATTCAGTTAATCGTTTATGGATTAACGGATGCGGTGATCACATTCACAGGAACAGCCAAAGATGAACCGACAGTGTTCTATTTATCGGCTGGTTTTGAATTGGATTTATCGATCGTTGCGACAGCGAAAGACTACGATAATGAAACCTTAACCATCGATGAAATCGTTATTCCTGAAGCTTTAACCGGTATGGTGACGAACAACGTCTTCAAACCGACTGAAGCGGGTACATACCAAATTACCTTTAAAGCAACAGGTAAAAATGAAGCCCAAAGTGAAGCCATTCTAACCATCATCGTCCGTAAACAAGGGATTGAAATCGATGGCGAATTTATTCCTGTATTATTAACCAACATCAACAACGATGGCAAACCTTGGAATTCAACCCTCATCTATACTGAACTCAAAGGTAAAGGCGAATATGGTGTGATTGCTATCGTCGATGATCACGGTCGTATCATTTTAGTTCGCGATGCCTATGGCACACAGTATGATCTCAATAATCCAATTAAACAAGGCACACCAGACCAAATTAGAGGTATACCGAATAACGATGGTTGGGTCGCTGCGGATAATTTCCAAGGACTTTTGGGTCCACAAGGGACACCAGGGGGTATTCCAACCGGTGGTTTTGCAATATTCTTCTCAAGAGATAACCTTACAGGCACCACACACCCAATTCGATTGTTAGGCTTGTTACATGCCAGAGAATATGGGGCATTGGTCAAGGTCATCAACTTAGACATTCCCAATTTTAATCCACCAACCAATGATGCGCAAATTTTAGGCGCAGATGATATCACCATTTATAGCAACGAAACCTTTGACCCGCTCGCTGGTGTTACCGGTAAAGATGCGAATGATGCTGCATTAACTGTGACGGTTGCATTCAACAACGTCGATTTATCCAAACCAGCCAAAGGCATACTTAGCCAAACAGCAGAAGGGTTTGCTGACGGCTATTATGCAGTTGTTTATGAAGTGACTGGTGCAAACGGTTATACCGTTCGCGTGACCCGTCGTGTCACCGTATTACCAGCGATGGTTGATGCAGTGATTGAAGGTATTGGGCCGGTCAGTTTAGCAGTTGGACAAACCTTTGATCCAATGGCTGGCGTTACCGCAACAGATTATGATGGTACCGATTTAACCGCACAAATCACATTGACTGGCACTGTGGATACCGCAGTGGCTGGCGAATATGAATTGACTTATACAGTCACCGGTGGTAACAACACTGAAGTGGTGATCACAAGAACCATTACAGTGGCTGCCGATGCCCGTTTTGAAGTGGACAATGCACGTGTTGCATTTGTGTACAAAGGCGAAGCATTTGATCCTTGGCAACACATTCAAGCCATCGATCACGATAATACCAATTTAACCAATCTGATTGTACTTACCAGCGAAATCTATCACGATAATGTGATCGATACCTCTGTGGTCGGTATCTATACATTGGTTTATACAGTTGTTGGTGAAAGTGGCAACACAGTCACATTAGAATTGACCTTTGAAGTAAAAGAAGTACCAAACGCAACCCTAACATTGACGTCAGGGGCAGCTAGAAACTTATTCGTATCACAAACATTTGACTTGAATGCCAACGCAACGGCAGTCGATTATAACGGACAACCGATTACGGCGATTGAAATGCAATACGATTCATCGTATGACGCAGTTATCTCGAATGGTATCTTTGCACCAACCACTGATGGCGCATACACCTTTGTTTATCAAACCACAGGTGTCAACGGCGTGTTGGTTGAAAAAACCGTTGTGCTTACCGTCGCATCCGCAGGTTTCACCATCGATGGTGTAGCTATCCCAATTACCCAAGCTGATGTCAATCGTCCGGCCATTGATGGTAAACCAAGTAACTCTATAACCATCTATACTGAATTGTTTGGTATGGGTGAATTTGGTGTACTTGTGATTGTCGATGCACACGGTCGTGTGGTATTGACTAGAGATGCATTTGGTGAACAAGTTGACGTGAATAACCCACTCAAACAAGGTAATCCTGCATTCCCAACCAATCTATCCGGATTGCCAAACTTTAAAACTTATGATCTTTATACAGGTGGTTTATGGACAACCTGGACTAAGGGTGGTGCTGATACATTTGAAGGTTTATTAGGTCCTCAAGGTACACCAGGCGGCATCCCTACAGGCGGATTCGCGATTTACTTCCAAAATGGTACAACCTCTCGTCCACTGGGCTTAAACAATGCTAGAAAATTTGGAGCAGTCGTTGAATTATACAACTTAGTTGTTCCTAATTTTGATGCATCACTCAATGATACCGATGCGAGAATCGTTGGTGCGAACGACATTGAAATCATGGTTGGAGACACCTTTGATCCACTTTCTGGTGTTACTGGTTTTGATAATGATAACACCCCATTAACCGTTACAGTGGTATTCAACAGCGTCAACACAGCCAATGGCGTCATTACCCCACAACCAAGCCGAGTTATCAATACACAAATTGGTCGCGACAACTATGCGCAAGGTTGGTATTCTGTGGTTTATAGTGTGACAGGTTCCAATGGATATACGGTTCAAGTAACCAGAAGAGTTGTTGTAAGATAG
- a CDS encoding ABC transporter substrate-binding protein produces the protein MIKKLGLWILIFSFSILLVACNNTPTEEDDDLPKDTIMIDYASFENQEVEALLIAEFEKLNPNIKVRLRSDVLEMSGVADNFTASLVSLAAIGDTPDVFQVIKIDPLIQNLLMYDFADLWNADPDTARVLPGAASAGVYGDVRLGMSNGQVMQGIFVNKDLLDDNNFDLEDYGFDFANGEIWNYEQMIQLARDFTARARTRYNNNYYWGIDGDWNNLNFSWTLPAMDNMAWGLNSFDGTRFHFTDQIYIDHYQREISLFQEGIKVDIKKNPSGAQLEFGSTSPDLFFSEGRVLLYSSYSWNFDMINQVNQNLMFLPFPKGVTEGAEQRLPSAIGILGIASDTKYPQEAYELAKFMSWGEEGNLARIKIHQELNEHIGKFPVSDFDSVWNEIEMMYIDSSSTFYVEGFDMIMYPLLENREAVMDYGKWLAGFSEFKNWYTYVQTESRRTDVANGLIQFADVAAVWQNKANEMVTTKVELYKNYPNIQE, from the coding sequence ATGATAAAAAAGTTAGGACTATGGATTTTAATATTCAGTTTTTCCATCCTTTTGGTAGCGTGTAATAACACACCAACAGAGGAAGATGATGACTTGCCAAAAGACACCATCATGATTGATTATGCGAGCTTTGAAAATCAAGAAGTAGAAGCCCTATTGATTGCCGAATTCGAAAAATTAAACCCAAACATTAAAGTCCGCTTGAGATCAGACGTCTTAGAGATGAGCGGTGTTGCTGATAATTTTACAGCATCACTCGTCTCGTTAGCCGCGATCGGCGATACACCGGATGTTTTTCAAGTCATCAAAATTGATCCACTCATCCAAAATCTACTCATGTATGATTTCGCAGACCTATGGAATGCAGACCCCGACACAGCACGCGTACTCCCTGGCGCGGCGAGCGCTGGTGTGTATGGCGATGTTCGTTTGGGCATGAGCAATGGACAAGTCATGCAAGGTATTTTCGTGAATAAAGACTTACTAGATGATAATAACTTTGATCTGGAAGACTATGGATTTGATTTCGCTAATGGCGAGATTTGGAACTATGAACAAATGATTCAATTGGCTAGAGATTTCACCGCGAGAGCGAGAACCCGTTATAACAACAATTACTATTGGGGTATTGACGGTGACTGGAACAACCTTAACTTTTCTTGGACATTGCCAGCCATGGACAACATGGCTTGGGGGTTAAACTCATTCGATGGTACACGATTCCACTTTACAGATCAAATTTACATTGATCACTACCAAAGAGAGATTTCATTATTCCAAGAAGGCATCAAAGTCGACATCAAGAAAAATCCAAGTGGTGCACAATTGGAATTTGGTTCAACTTCACCTGATTTGTTCTTCTCAGAGGGTAGGGTATTGTTATACTCCAGTTATTCTTGGAATTTCGACATGATCAATCAAGTCAACCAAAATTTGATGTTTCTACCATTCCCGAAAGGCGTCACTGAAGGTGCTGAACAACGTCTACCATCAGCGATTGGTATTTTAGGGATTGCATCTGATACCAAATACCCACAAGAAGCCTATGAGCTTGCGAAGTTCATGTCATGGGGAGAAGAAGGTAATCTTGCAAGAATTAAAATTCATCAAGAATTAAATGAACACATCGGAAAATTCCCTGTGTCTGATTTTGATTCCGTCTGGAATGAAATCGAAATGATGTACATCGATTCCAGTAGTACATTTTATGTGGAAGGTTTTGACATGATTATGTATCCATTGTTGGAAAATCGTGAAGCTGTGATGGACTATGGAAAATGGTTAGCTGGGTTTAGTGAATTTAAAAACTGGTATACCTATGTTCAAACCGAATCCCGAAGAACCGATGTGGCGAATGGGTTAATTCAGTTTGCGGATGTAGCGGCTGTTTGGCAAAACAAAGCCAATGAAATGGTGACTACAAAAGTTGAACTCTATAAGAATTATCCAAATATACAAGAATAG
- a CDS encoding DUF4250 domain-containing protein — protein sequence MNLSMAPELLISILNTKLRNDYATLYDLCEDLDVHLNDLEAILLKHHYHYDEQQNQIKKGLK from the coding sequence ATGAATTTATCCATGGCACCAGAACTATTAATCAGTATCCTCAATACCAAACTTCGTAATGATTACGCAACACTCTATGATTTATGTGAAGATTTAGATGTGCACTTGAATGATCTTGAAGCCATCCTCCTTAAACACCACTATCACTACGATGAACAACAAAACCAAATCAAAAAAGGGTTGAAATAA